GCAACCCCGCCTTGTCCAGGGCGAGTTGGCCCAGCCCTTCGTGCAGGTCGAGCGTGCCGCCCGGCGGGCGGGCGTCGGGGGAGGGGTCGCGTTCGAGGACGGTGACGGGGTGGTCATGGCGGTGCAGGACGCGGGCGAAGGCAAGGCCGGCAGGTCCGCTCCCGACTACGGCGATTCGGTGTCTCATGTCGATACACTGTATTGCTCCATTACGGTGCATCGCAAGGGTACGGTGGTGCCATGACTGTCTGGGACCGTCCGGAGCCGCCGACCCGCCCCGTGCCACTCGACCGGGAGCGGATCGTCGCCGCCGCCATCGCGCTGGCCGACGAGGGCGGCCTCGAGGCGGTGTCGGTGCGCAAGGTCGCCGCCCGCCTGGACGCCGGCCCGATGCGGCTGTACGGATACATCGCCACCAAGGAAGAGCTGTTCGACCTCATGATGGACGAGGTCTACGCCGAGGTCCTGCCCGAGGGGCGGCCCGGTGACTGGCGGGAGGCGCTGCGCATCCTCGCCCACCGCACCAGGCAGGCCGCCCTCCGTCATGAATGGCTGGCCGACCTGCTCGGCGGCCGCCCGGCCCTGGGCCCGCACGGACTCGCCGTGGGCGAGGCCACGCTTTCCGCCCTCGACGGCCTCGCCGACATCGACACCGTCATGCGTGCCGTGGAGACCGTCGGCGCCTACTACACCGGCGCGATCAGGCGCGAGATCGCGAACCTGCGGGCCGAGCGCGCCACGGGCCTGTCCAAGCACGACTGGCAGCGCGCCTCTGGCCCGTATCTGACGAAAATGCTGGCCACGGGACGATTCCCAGCGCTGGCCAAGGCCGTGTACGACGGCGCGGACGTGGACGCCGAGGCATCCTTCGCGACCGGCCTGGACTGGGTCCTCGACGCCGTCGCCGCCAAACTCACCACGCCGCCGGCGTGACGCTTGGCTCATGTCCGAGCGTCGGTCGAGGGCATGATGCCGGTGGTCATTTTCGCACTGCGGGCCCGCGATCGAGACTCCTGACACCGGTCTCCGCGCCAGCGGGCCGTGGGTGACTCAATCGGTGTCGGTGCAGTCCAGGAATTCGGAGACGGCGGGGATGCCGCGGCGGCGGGCGAGCTTTTTGCGGAGGTCTTCCAGTGTGCTGGTGCCGCGTGCGGAGGTGATGTCGTCCGTCCGGGCGACGGCGTCGTACGCGGTGGCCACGGCGGCGTAGACGTCACCGAGACCGAGGTGGGCTTCGGCGAGCCGGGCCAGGTAGACGGCGTGGCCGCGGGGGAAGGCGCCGCCGTTGTACGCCTCCTGGCTGGATCAGCAGAAGGCGACGAAGAACTACACGTCCTATCTCAGGCGCCATTGCACTGGACATTCCAAGTGCGTCTCGCTTGGCTCTGAAATCGCCATTCCCGGCAAGTAGATTGTGGGAAACCAGAGTTTACGGCCACGCCTAGGCGGGCGACTACTTATTCCACGCCTCCTGGCGGGTTTCAAATGGGAGAGGCCGAACCGAGACTGGGCGGGGGAAGTGCAGCGTAATGGGCATCACGGCATTGTTCGACTGGGTGGACAATGTCGAATGATCCGACATCGTCACTTTTCAGAACCTTTGCGTGAGGAATCCGAGGCTGAGCATCTACGCACTGTTCACCTGACGATCCCCCGGTTCGATCCAAGTGGTCACATGGAATAGCATTCCGCCGGAAGCAATCCCTTCCGGCGGCATGCTATTTTGTAGGCTGAACTTTCAATGCGTGAAGGTGAATCCCATCGGAGGGCTGGCGGCGATGTCGAATTTCCCGGACTGGCGGGACAGGATGCTGCAAGCTGTCTGGCGGCAAGGAGAGTCTGTCCCGGAGGAGGTGCTGACCTGGATGTCCGAGGTGCATGCCGAATTCGGAGAAATACCGGAGGGTGAGTTCTGTGAACTCTGGACCGAGCGAACCTTTTCTATGGCGAGATCAGCCTTTGAGGTGATCGAAAAGTCCGTTTTTGACGGAACAGGAAAAAGGGTCACCGGAGGCGAGTTTGACTACGTCAAATATTATCGCGACCCGGATTTCGGGCCGGTCGGCGTAGTCCGCTTCAAGTCCACGGAAGTCTCGACGCCGGATTGGGCGGAGGTTCTGGGTGTCGTGGCGGAAGGGGTGCAGGAATTCGTCATGGATTATTACTCAACGGTCTGGCCTGTGTGCAGCCTCCACGCCTTCGGCCTGCACGTGGATTACGTCCACGATACCGCGGTCTGGAAATGCAGCGGCGGGCCTGCCGGCGGCCATGTGGTAGGAGCTCTTAACGCAATCATGGGCATTGGCCTGTAGCCTCATCTGCTGGAGACGCCTCAAGAAGGGCGTCTGCTCGACGACGTGGCGGAGCTTGCCCAGGCCCTTGATGCTCGGGGGCCCTTGCGGGAAATGACTGGCAAGGTCCGCCGCTTGCGCAGTTCCCGCCGGGTGGGGTTGGAGTCGTAGTCCTTGTCGCCGAGGAGCCAGTCGGGGTGGCGGCGCGTGCGGCCGGGCTCAGGCGTTGAACGCCTGGATGATGGCGGCCTCGGCGCGGGTGCACCGGCTGTGACGAGCGGGTCTCAGAGACGCCGGCTACCTGAGACACCCGTGCAGGTCACTTAACGCCGTCCAACGCAGTGGCGTCCGGTACCCGCACGGCCCCGGCCACGACCTCCGGAAATGCGGCCGCCCTCCCGGTGCCTCGCCTCGGGCGCAGCACCACCGGGTCCGCGTCGACGGAGACGAGCGCGTGAAGGAGCGTTCGTGACGGTACTCATTTCTCAGCCGGAGCGCCGTGCAGCCTTGGCCGCCTTGTCGCCGCGTAGGGAGCGGGGCTCAAGAGGCGCTCCAGTGGGGGGCGCGGCCGAGGTAACGCAGGAGGATCGCCACGTCGTCGTCGCCCTCGTCGGGGGCCAGGGCGGCGGTGTACGCGCCGCGGGGGCGCAGTGGCTCGACGATCTCCCTGGCGACCTTGAGGAGAGGGCGGGCCAACTCGGGTGTGAGCGGCGAGGGCCGGCCCGTCGCGGCGGCGATGTCCCAGGCGTGGACCGCTGCGTCCAGCCCGCACGCCGCCGAGCCGGACCACGGGGACAACCTGTGCGGCGGCAGCGGCACGGGCGCCTCGGCGGCGTCCCGGTCGACCCCCGCCCAGGCCTTCGCCGCGCGTGACAGGGCGTCCTCCAGGAATGTTGCCGGGTCCACCCCCTCCATGTCGCCCGATGGGGCGAACGGGTTGAAGTCGGGGCCAGGTTCTCCGGTCAGCGCGGCGGCGTAGCCGATCTGGTCGCCGACGGCGTGCTGGAAGACCTGGGCGACAGTCCAGGCCGCGCAGGGCGTCGGCAGGTGCCAGCCGTCGGCGGGGACGGCGCGGACCGCCGTGCGCAGTGCTTCGTGTGAGGCGTCCAGGACGTCCCAGCCGCTGGAGATCACGCCATCGCTCATCGGAGAGCCCCCATTCGTTGTGTCCTGACAGTGATGAAGGTTGTCGTCATGCGTCCACTCTCGGCTTGTGGCGACAGGAGAACCAGTGCCCCCTGCGACGAGAGGACTGCCAGTACCAGCCCCGAATGCGGGGGTGGATCACCAGGCCATCTCACCGTGACGGTCGCGGAAGGTCCCGGTCGGCCCGTCCGGCCCGATCGTGGCGAGTTCGACGATCGCGTCGGTGCCCTCGGTCACGGTCTGCGGGCCGCTGTGCCCGTTGAAGTCGGTCGCTGTGTAGCCCGGGTCGGCCGCGTTCACCTTCACATCCGGCCAGGACTTCGCGTACTGCGTGGTCAGCATGGTCACCGCGGCCTTCGACGCCGTGTAGAGCGGCGCGAGGTTCCTCGACTCGACGCGCTCGGCGTCATGGGTGGCCGCGAACGACCCCATACCGCTGGACACATTGACGATGACCGGGCTCGCGGACTTGCGCAGCAAAGGCAGGAACGAGTGCGTCACCCGGACGATCCCGACGACATTGACATCGAACACCTCACTGGCGTCAGCGGCCGTGATCTGGTCAGCGGGGCTGTGCGTCCCGAGAATACCTGCGTTGTTGATCAGGACGTCGATGCCGCCCTCGCGAGCCCCGATATCGGCGGCGGCCGCAGCCACCGACGCGTCATCCGTCACATCGATCTGGACGAAACGGGCACCGAGTGCGTCGGCGGCCGCCTGGCCGCGCTCCGGATCACGCGCACCGATGAGGACGGTGTGGCCGGCCCCGATCAATCGTCGGGCGGTCTCATACCCGAGGGACTTGTTGGCTCCTGTGATGAATGTGGTCGTCATGCGTCCACTCTCGGCCCGTGACGAGAGGACAACCAGTGCTCTCCGTGACGGTAGGACAGCCAGTACCAGGCACGACGACGGCCCGGCGGACTGCATGGCCGAGTGGACGAGACCCTGGGCACGGCACGTCACTGCACCGCTGGCGCGACCGCCTTTCAGAACAAGTCCTGCACCCGGCGCCGGGGTTCAACCCGCGCGAAGCGGCCCGCGATCCGCTGCATCAGGCCCTCGAATGACTCCTGCCACCGGGCACGGTCTACGCTGTGACCTGTGGCCAACGCATGATCTTCAGTCTTCACACACCGATGATCAACGGTGGCCGCACCCGTTTTCACAGCGCCCTCACCGCAGATCGTGCCAGGAGGACATATGCAACACGGCGAAGTCTGGTGGGTCGAGTTTGATGAGCGACGCCCGGTCGTGCTGCTGCCGGGAGACGAGGCGTCCGGGCTCCGGGCGATGCAGGTCGTCGCTCCGGCGGGCGTCGACATCAGCGGTCTGGGCATCGAAGTGGCCGTGGGCGCCACGGAAGGACTGCCCTTTGAAGGCGTACTGCGGTTCGCGTTCTCGCGTCCAGGCTTCACGCCTTGCACGTGGCTGACCATCGTGTCCCGGGACGACCTGGTCGAGCGGGCAGGCGTGCTGTCCTCCGTGAAGCTCAGGGAGATTGAGGACGCCCTCCGTGTTGCTGGACAGCCGCAGGAGTGGACCGCGACGGCAGCCGCGAAGCTCAGCGAGATGAAGGATGCCCTCCGCCTCGGTGGACTGGAGTAAGCGGGCAAGGTACGGACGCCGCCGATGGCGTGGGCGACCTCGTCCAGATGATCAACGCTGGCCATCTCCGCGGCGCAGTCACCACCACTTACAGTAATGGTGACTCACGGGGCCGGTGAAACCTGAAGCACCACCTGCACTGCTTCCGCCGTCGGCGGATCCGCTGCCAACTGCTTGGCGAGGCCGTCCAGTTCGCTCCGGCGAGCGGTGTCCAATACCGCCTTGCATCCCCGCAGCCTCCCACAGTCTCGTGACGTTCCGACCTGCTGACGGAGCGTAGGCGGGGTCGATCACGGGCGCAGCCGAACCCGGCATCCTGCCGGCACCGGACCGCCCGATGGTCTACACCGTGGTAATCGGCCACCGACCACGATGAGTATCCGAGTCGTCACTCACGCCAGACCGGTGACCGCGAATTCACGATGCGCCCTGTCCAGTAGTCGTACGACGGCCGGGCCACCACAGCTCTGCCGGCCCGGCCCGGACGAGCTGCGGCTGCACCGCTGTCAGAGGCGAGTGAGATCGGCGGCGCCGAATGAGACGTCGAAACGGTCGCACCAGATACTCACGCTGCTGTAGCTCGACCAATCCACGTCACTGGGCAGCGCGTAGTTCTGGCTTCCCTTGTTGCCTTTGAGCTTGCCGAGGCTGACGTACTTTCCGTCGTCGAAGACGTGCCACCCGGCCTTCCCTGAGGGCTGTGCGGAAGGCTGTCCCCGCGGCGCCCCGGCAGGAGGTGCGGAGGTCGCGACGACGCCAGGCAGGGCTTCTTCGACGGTCTCGTAACGAAGCATGGCCCGGCCGGCTCGTGCGGCATCGTCGCAGGTTTGCGCCCCAGCGTGATCGCCTAGGTGTGCCATCTCGTGACACTGGTTCCTTGCGGTCAGGCTTGGCGGGCATGGGACGCGAGGCGATCGGCGAGCGCGATGACGAGGCCTCGCAGTTCATCGGGGCGCTCGATGACGAACGGCCGGTCCAGTGCGGCGAGTACCGGAGGCAACCAATCGAGCCGCTCCACCCGCAGCTCGACGCGCATCCAGCGCTCGGCCGCCCGGTCCTCGCCTGCCGCCGGCTCGTACTCCTCCAGGCCAGCGACGCTGACGGGAAGGTGGGCGCGGATCTGCTCACCTGTCCCGTGGATACGCAAGGTCACCTCATGCCGGTACTCGGCCGTGGCGAACCCTGACAACACCCGCTGTGCCGGACCGGGCCCCACGGGTGCTTCGAATGAGCCGGGCAGGGTCCGCGCGTCCGCGATGCGATCGAGCCTGAAGGTTCGGTCCTCGCCGATCCGGGCGTCCTTGCCCGTGACGTACCACCGGCCCGAATGGGCGACGATCCCGTACGCGTGCAGTATGCGTTCGCTGCGCCGCCCGTCGCGGTCGGTGTAGCGGATCGAGACCGGTCGGTGGTGGCGCACCGCATCGGCGATGGTGAGCAGGACCCCAGCGTCCGGCGTGTCGAACTCGCCGGGCTGGTCCGTGAAGGCGAGAGCGTCCAGAAGTGTGTCGAGCCGACGGGCGATGTGTCTGGGCAGCACCCGCCGGATCTTCGCCGATGCCGTCTCGCTCGCCGTGCGCTCCGTCGTCGTCAGCCCTGCTCGGCGGCCGGCGACCAGGCCGAGCAGCACGGCAAGCGCCTCGTCGTCGCTGAGCATGAGCGGAGGCAAGCGGTACCCGGGGGCGAGCCGGTACCCGCCGTAGCGGCCGCGCACCGATTCCACGGGCACATCCAGTTCGATCAGCTGGTCCACATAACGCCGCACGGTGCGCCCTTCGACGCCGAGCCGGTCGGCCAGTTCGGCCACCGTCCGGGTGCCGCCGGACTGCAGCAGCTCCAGAAGTGTCAGCACGCGGGCAGTGGGTCGAGGCATGTGCACAACCTAACGCGAATAGAGGACCGATTCTGTCCACTATTTGTCCTAGCCTGCGCAGTGCACGCCTCGCCTCCAGTACAGCCAAGGAGATTCCCATGGACTTCGTCTCGATCCGCATCATCACCAGCGACGTAGCGCGCCTCGTCGAGTTCTACGAGCGAGCCACAGGGGTGCGGGCGACGTGGGCGACCGAAGACTTCGCCGAGCTCAAGACCGCGGGCGCCATCCTCGCGATCGCCAGCACCCGCACCGTCCCGCTGTTCGCCCCGGGTTCTGCCCGCCCGGCGGAGAACCACAGCGTGATAACCGAGTTCCTCGTCGACGACGTGGACCGCGTTCACCAGAACCTGACCGCCTTCGTCTCCGACTTCGTCACCGAGCCCACGACGATGCCCTGGGGCAATCGGTCGCTGCTGTTCCGTGACCCCGACGGCAACCTCGTCAACTTCTTCACCCCCGTCACCCCGACGGCCATCGAAAAGTTCGCACGCTGACGCCACGCACAGCCGCTCACGCGGGAGCCCTGAGATCCCAGGGCTCCCGGGGAACGCGGCCTCGCTTCCCTTCGGACGACGGGAGAGGCTTGGACGTTCGGAAACACGGCTGATTGAGTTCCTGGACCGCCAGGCCCGGAGCAGCAGGGATGACATTCCGCCGGCGAGCTGAGACGTGGTCACTCACGTGGTGGTGACCGGCGTGAGAAGGAGCTCCAGCCATGTCTATGTCGGCGGGACTGAGTCGCGCGGGCGGCACGTCCAGCCGACCGGCTGGACTGGTGCTCGGAGCGCTGATGCAGTACCGCTGCCCGCAAAAGCACGGAGCCCCGGGTCTCAGGCATCCCCGGGGCGCCCTCGCACACACCGCGCTGTCAACGACTCCGCGATGGCGGTGTCGCTGTCGCGTCGCGGACTGCCCGGCACTGGCTTGCTGCCGCGTCTGAAGACTGTCTTCTGCGTCCGGAACGCCTACAGAGTGAGCACGCGGCGAGCGTTGCCGGACAAGATCAGTCGCCTTCCCTCTCTGCCCCTGTAAGGAAAGCCCACCCGCGCCCGTCGAAGGACCGACCTGACGCACCGCGCTCAACCGGAACGCGAGCGCCGGCGGGGCACTCGCCCTCACCACCGTGCCCCCCACACCACGCCCTCCCCGGTCAGGCCGAGGTCGCGTACACGAGGTGCGACGCTCCCGTCGTCGGCGCCGTCACCCACCCCGGTGCCCGGCCGCTGATCCGTCACCTTCCGCCGCCACGGCCGCCTGTACCCGTTGCTCCTCGCGAGCGGAACCGGTGTCCTGTTCCAGGGGTGTGCGGCTCACGGCTGTCGTGAGGTCCTTCAGGGCCCGTTTCTGCAGTTCCGCCCCGTGCCGTAGCACCGGGCTCGGTTCCCGGGCGGTGGTGTCCTCCCACGTGTGGAGCGCCTCTTCCACGCGCCGCCAGTCCGGATTCCTGTGCTCGCGCACGTCGATTGCCGCCTGCGCGGTGTCCGCTTCCAGGGCGTCGGCGAGGCGCTCTGCCTCGGAGGCGGAACGGCTGTCGGCTCGCGGGACGTTGCTCTCCATGAGCATCGCCGCTCTGTCGAACTCCTTGAGTGCCTCCTGCGCCTCCTCGGCCTCGCGCGACGTCAGACCTCTGGGGCGGACCGGCTCCTGCTTTGCCTGGTCATAGGCCTCCTGCCAGGCGGTACGAGCCTCCCTGCTCGCCAGTAGTGCCCGGCGCATGTCGGCGTGACGCTCCCGGGTCGGCTCGGCGTAGTTGCGGAGTACCGCGGCCGCGTAGCGGCCGTTGGCCCCGAGCCAGTCCGCAAGCCTGCCCGGCAGCCGGGGCGTCTCCCACGCGGGGAACATCACGAACGCCAGCATCGCCAGCGCTCCGCCGAGCAGGGTGAGCACTACCCGCTCCGGGACCGTCTGCTCCCATGCCTGGCCGCCCATACCGAGGAGGAAGACGACGTAGGCGGCGGTGAAGCACTGGGAGTACGCGTAGCCGGTGCGGATCAGCGTGTACGACAGGCCCGCCGAGACCACCGCCAGCGCGCCGAACACATGGGCGTCGGGGCCCAGGGCCCGCACCATCCCGGTGGCGAGCGTGACTCCCGCCAGGGTCCCGGCGAAACGGGCCACCGCACGCGCGTACGTCCGGTGGAAGTCGGGCCGCATCACCATCACCGAGGCGATGGGCGCCCAGTAGCCGTGGCCCAGGGGCAGCTGGGCGGCGATCAGATAGCCGATCGTGGCCACCGCCGCCAGGCGGACGGCGTGCCGGAACACGGGCGAGTCGCGGCGGAACTCCCTGCGAAGCGCCCGGACGGCAACCGGGACCAGTCGCAGCATTGTGGGGCGCACCAAGAACCGGGTGTCGGCAGGGCCGTGCGGCGTGGGCATCCTCCCGCCCGCGCTGCCGCTCTCAGCGATCTCCAGTGCCTCTTGCAGCAGTTCGACGAGCCGCTCGGCGGCCTGCCGTGCGGGGCCCTCCAGCACCTCGTCCTTGTCGTCGACGTGCAGGACATCCGCCGTCCCGGGTGGTACCTCGGCGGGAGTGCCGTGGCGGACCGAACGGGCGGTCGCGTCCAGGACGTCGGCGGCTGCGTTGAGCAACTCCCGCGCGCGGTCCCGCCCGGGGCCCTCCGCCGGGGCGCCGACGTCCGGGTCGGCGAGCGCTGCGACGACCGGCCGAATGCGCTCGGCTAGGCCTCTGGGGGCCGTGGAGGACGGGGGGACGGGTGCGGGCTTGTGACGGCGTCACGGCGGCCGCGTCCCGGGCCGTCATCAACGGTTCCGGGTCGAACGGGGCGGTCGGGTCGTGCCGCAGTCGGCGGGCGTAGTCCGCCAGGGCGGCCAGGGCGTCGGCGAGTGCGTCACGATGCGCCCCCCAACGGCGGATCGGGAACAGCAAGATCAGCAGGGCCTGCACCACGCCGCCGAGTGCGATGACTCCGGCGTGCTCCAGGGCTCGTCCGAGGCTCGTGGGCAGGGTGATGGTCACCAGCATGCTGCCCACGGTCGTCGCTGCGACGATCCCAGCGGTCGATCCGAGGGCCCACGCCATCCCTGCGGCAAAGGCCCATACGGCCAGCAGGGGGAGGAACGTCATGAGTCGACCCGCCGCCAGGTAGCCCACGAAGGTGCTGAGGGCCAGTCCCGCGCCCGCGCCGAGCGCGATCACCTTGCGTGGACGCCAGGTGCGCTGGAAGGTGGCCCCACCCGCGGAGTAGGCGCCGAGGGCGGCGGACGCGGCATACGCGGGGGAAGCCAGCCAGAGCGCCGACGCGATGACGAGCGCCACCCCAGCCGCCGTGCGCAGCGCGAGCAGGGGCTCCAGCCGCGTCTCCTCGATCGTGAGCCCGGAGCGCACGACCTCCCCGAAGGTTCGCAGCCACGTCACGGGTGTGAGCCCAGCCGGAGTGCCGCGTCGGCCTGGTGGAGGTGCGACAGCCGGGCAAGGAAGACTCCCGCGCGGCCCAAGACCTGCGCGTCGGTGAATGCGTGACGCATCATCATGCGACCTCACCAGTCCCGAGGACCGCCTCGCACTGCGTGTACTGCGTAATCTTCGCCGCCGGCTTGCCGGCGAGCACGGGCGTATCGGGTGGCGTCACCGGAAGCCGGGGTGGTGGCTCCGGCGGTGTCCGGGCCCCGCTCTGTCGGGTACGCCCGGTCATGGTGGGCCGGTGGAGGCGTCCGCCGACCGGAGCGCAGGCCGCCGCCGCCGGGCCGCGGCCGGAGCCTGGGCGATCGCCGTAGGCCGGACCGGTCCGAGGAGACACGCGGGACGGCGGCCCTCGGGTCTTCTATTGCTTGTGGCCGTTCGCGTTCGGGTGCAGGACAACCTTGGTCCAGCCCTCGTCGCGGGCGTCGAAGTGCTCGTAGGCGGTGGGGGCCTCGTTCAGGCTGAGTTCGTGGGAGACGACGAAGCTCGGCTTCGCCTTCCCGCCGGCGATCAGATCCCGCAGCGCCCGGTTGTACCTCTTCACCGGCGCCTGTCCGGTGCCCATGCGCTGGCCCTTGAACCACATCATGCCGAAGTCGATCGGGACCTTTCCCTGTGCCTCCAGCTCGCCCTGGGCCTCGGCGCCACCGGGGTCCTCGGGCAGGAACACGCCCACCACGCCGATATGGCCCGTGAACCTGACCGAGTCGATCAGTCCGTTGAGCGTGAGACTGGCGTCCTCGTGTCCCTCGGGGTCGTGGGCCTGGTAGCCGACGCACTCACAGCCGTTGTCGGCGCCCAGACCGAGGGTGGCCTCCTTGACGACCTCGGCTGGATTCTGCTCGGCGGTGTTGATCGGGATGGCGCCGATCTCCTCCGCCTTGCGCAGCCGGTCGGGCTGATGGTCGGCCACCCAGACGCGGCCGGCGCCCTTGAGGAGGGCGGAGTAGGTCGCCATCAGCCCGACCGGACCGGCGCCGAAGACGATGGTCTGGTCGCCCGGTTTGACGTTGGCCATCTCGGTGGCGTGATAGCCGGTGGGGAAGATGTCGGCGAGCATCACGTAGTCGGTCTGCCGGTCGGCGGCGTCCTCGCCCAGCCGCAGCGCGTTGAAGTCGCCGTAGGGCACGCGCAGAAGTTCCGCCTGGCCGCCCTGGTAGGGGCCCATGTCGGCGAACCCGTAGGCGGCTCCGGCGAGGGCCGGTTCCGGCTGCATGGTCAGGCAGTAGTTGGTCAGACCCTGCTCGCACTGCTTGCAGAAGCCGCAGGCGATGTTGAAGGGCAGGACCACATACTCGCCGACCTGGACCTTTCGGACGGCCGAGCCGACCTCCACGACCTGGCCCATGTTCTCGTGCCCCAGCGTACGGCCGGACTCGAACGAGGTGCGGCCCTCGTACATGTGCAGGTCCGAACCGCAGATGTTGGTAGTAGTGATCTTGACGATGATGTCGCAGGGGTGCTCGATCTTCGGGTCCGGTACGTCCTTCACCGTGACCGTTCGCGGTCCTTCGTATACCGCTGCTTTCATGATTGCGATCCCTTGCTGTCGCGGCATGACCGCACCACGGCGGTGATGGAGACGGCGCGAAGAGCCTCACTCCCGGGAGTTCAACGCGTGGAGGTAGGTGGGACGCGGTCCGTGGCTCCGGCAT
This Streptomyces sp. NBC_00377 DNA region includes the following protein-coding sequences:
- a CDS encoding type II toxin-antitoxin system PemK/MazF family toxin, with product MQHGEVWWVEFDERRPVVLLPGDEASGLRAMQVVAPAGVDISGLGIEVAVGATEGLPFEGVLRFAFSRPGFTPCTWLTIVSRDDLVERAGVLSSVKLREIEDALRVAGQPQEWTATAAAKLSEMKDALRLGGLE
- a CDS encoding glutathione-independent formaldehyde dehydrogenase, which gives rise to MKAAVYEGPRTVTVKDVPDPKIEHPCDIIVKITTTNICGSDLHMYEGRTSFESGRTLGHENMGQVVEVGSAVRKVQVGEYVVLPFNIACGFCKQCEQGLTNYCLTMQPEPALAGAAYGFADMGPYQGGQAELLRVPYGDFNALRLGEDAADRQTDYVMLADIFPTGYHATEMANVKPGDQTIVFGAGPVGLMATYSALLKGAGRVWVADHQPDRLRKAEEIGAIPINTAEQNPAEVVKEATLGLGADNGCECVGYQAHDPEGHEDASLTLNGLIDSVRFTGHIGVVGVFLPEDPGGAEAQGELEAQGKVPIDFGMMWFKGQRMGTGQAPVKRYNRALRDLIAGGKAKPSFVVSHELSLNEAPTAYEHFDARDEGWTKVVLHPNANGHKQ
- a CDS encoding helix-turn-helix transcriptional regulator, with the translated sequence MPRPTARVLTLLELLQSGGTRTVAELADRLGVEGRTVRRYVDQLIELDVPVESVRGRYGGYRLAPGYRLPPLMLSDDEALAVLLGLVAGRRAGLTTTERTASETASAKIRRVLPRHIARRLDTLLDALAFTDQPGEFDTPDAGVLLTIADAVRHHRPVSIRYTDRDGRRSERILHAYGIVAHSGRWYVTGKDARIGEDRTFRLDRIADARTLPGSFEAPVGPGPAQRVLSGFATAEYRHEVTLRIHGTGEQIRAHLPVSVAGLEEYEPAAGEDRAAERWMRVELRVERLDWLPPVLAALDRPFVIERPDELRGLVIALADRLASHARQA
- a CDS encoding TIGR03086 family metal-binding protein; translation: MSDGVISSGWDVLDASHEALRTAVRAVPADGWHLPTPCAAWTVAQVFQHAVGDQIGYAAALTGEPGPDFNPFAPSGDMEGVDPATFLEDALSRAAKAWAGVDRDAAEAPVPLPPHRLSPWSGSAACGLDAAVHAWDIAAATGRPSPLTPELARPLLKVAREIVEPLRPRGAYTAALAPDEGDDDVAILLRYLGRAPHWSAS
- a CDS encoding VOC family protein; this encodes MDFVSIRIITSDVARLVEFYERATGVRATWATEDFAELKTAGAILAIASTRTVPLFAPGSARPAENHSVITEFLVDDVDRVHQNLTAFVSDFVTEPTTMPWGNRSLLFRDPDGNLVNFFTPVTPTAIEKFAR
- a CDS encoding TetR/AcrR family transcriptional regulator gives rise to the protein MTVWDRPEPPTRPVPLDRERIVAAAIALADEGGLEAVSVRKVAARLDAGPMRLYGYIATKEELFDLMMDEVYAEVLPEGRPGDWREALRILAHRTRQAALRHEWLADLLGGRPALGPHGLAVGEATLSALDGLADIDTVMRAVETVGAYYTGAIRREIANLRAERATGLSKHDWQRASGPYLTKMLATGRFPALAKAVYDGADVDAEASFATGLDWVLDAVAAKLTTPPA
- a CDS encoding SDR family NAD(P)-dependent oxidoreductase, giving the protein MTTTFITGANKSLGYETARRLIGAGHTVLIGARDPERGQAAADALGARFVQIDVTDDASVAAAAADIGAREGGIDVLINNAGILGTHSPADQITAADASEVFDVNVVGIVRVTHSFLPLLRKSASPVIVNVSSGMGSFAATHDAERVESRNLAPLYTASKAAVTMLTTQYAKSWPDVKVNAADPGYTATDFNGHSGPQTVTEGTDAIVELATIGPDGPTGTFRDRHGEMAW